The following proteins are co-located in the Macadamia integrifolia cultivar HAES 741 chromosome 3, SCU_Mint_v3, whole genome shotgun sequence genome:
- the LOC122073162 gene encoding 60S ribosomal protein L9-like: protein MKTIRTTESMDIPEGVKIKVKAKQIEVEGPRGKLAKNFKHLNLDFHLIKDDEGKQKLQVEAWFGSRKTTAAIRTALTHVRNLITGVTKGYCYKMRFVYAHFPINASITNSNRSIEIRNFLGEKKVRKVDMLDGVTVIRSEKVKDELILDGNDIELVSRSAALINQKCLVKNKDIRKFLDGIYVSEKGTMVDNQ, encoded by the exons ATGAAGACTATCAGGACGACGGAGTCGATGGACATCCCTGAGGGGGTGAAAATCAAGGTGAAGGCGAAGCAGATCGAAGTAGAGGGTCCCCGTGGCAAGCTCGCCAAGAACTTCAAGCACCTGAATCTCGACTTCCATCTTATTAAAGATGATGAAGGGAAGCAGAAGCTTCAGGTCGAGGCTTGGTTCGGTTCAAGAAAGACCACCGCCGCAATCCGTACAGCCCTCACCCACGTTCGCAACCTCATCACCGGCGTCACTAAGGGTTACTGCTATAAGATGCGATTCGTCTATGCCCATTTTCCCATCAATGCCAGTATCACCAATTCCAATCGGAGCATCGAGATCCGAAATTTCCTCGGAGAGAAGAAG GTCAGGAAAGTGGATATGCTTGACGGTGTGACTGTTATCCGATCAGAGAAGGTTAAGGATGAACTCATCCTGGATGGGAATGATATTGAACTGGTGTCTAGATCAGCAGCCTTGATTAATCAG AAATGCCTAGTGAAGAACAAGGACATAAGGAAATTTCTTGATGGTATATATGTCAGTGAGAAGGGAACAATGGTTGACAATCAATGA
- the LOC122074561 gene encoding protein FAR1-RELATED SEQUENCE 5-like codes for MEFEPLSMENEVIEFDLGSGEDDEVAVDIEHPDEDEEYEDDLVDGSFGVGREVSDGEPNLEPYEGMQFESEEASRIFYNSYARRVGFGTRVGVYHRSRRDGAIICRQIVCSRQGFRHGRDRDGESKSKRHRAETRVGCKAMIMVKKQDSGKWVVSKFSKEHNHELVPPDKVHCLRSHRHVSGPARSLIDTLQAAGIGPSGVMSVLIKESGGINNVGFTTVDCRNYMSSSRQRTLGSGGQHVLDYLKRMQAENSAFFYAIHGDGEHSTGNVFWADANSRMNYSYFGDTVTFDTTYRRNRYRVPFAPFSGLNHHGQPVLFGCALLLNESESSFVWLFETWLAAMRGRRPVSITTDQDRIIRSAVAQVFPETRHRFCKWNIFIEAHEKLSFVYHSQPTFEADFRKSINTTETIDEFESSWDLLLQRYNLVENEWLQSMYNVRHQWVPVFLRDAFFGEMSTTQGSDSMNSFFDGYVNASTTIQMLIKQYEKAMASRHEKEVKADYDTINTAAVLKTPSPMEKQAANFYTRRIFMKFQEELVETLANPATKIEDTGISTIFRVAKFGEEKKAHIVRFNVFENKATCTCQMFEFSGILCRHILAVFRVSNVLTLPSHYVLKRWTRNAKSGIVLDESALESSSNSRESLTVRYNNLRQEAIKYVEEGAKSVQIYNVAMDALQEAAKKVAAAKKHGPGVALINGNNNQEKHILKGNRVGLLQPHSADEKDKKIQELTTELDNANQRCDVYRGSLLTVLKDMEEQKLKLSVKVQNVRLNLKD; via the exons ATGGAGTTCGAACCTCTGAGCATGGAGAACGAGGTGATTGAATTCGACTTGGGCTCCGGCGAAGACGATGAGGTTGCTGTTGACATTGAACACCccgatgaagatgaagaatacGAGGACGACTTGGTCGATGGCTCCTTCGGCGTCGGACGGGAAGTTTCAGATGGAGAACCCAATCTCGAACCCTACGAAGGTATGCAGTTCGAATCCGAGGAGGCGTCCCGGATTTTCTACAATTCGTATGCCCGTCGTGTCGGTTTCGGCACCAGGGTCGGCGTCTACCACCGTTCCCGCCGCGACGGTGCCATCATTTGCCGCCAAATTGTCTGCTCTCGGCAGGGATTCCGACATGGCCGGGACCGGGATGGCGAAAGCAAGTCCAAGCGCCACCGTGCAGAGACGCGTGTTGGTTGCAAGGCAATGATCATGGTCAAGAAACAAGATTCAGGCAAGTGGGTTGTCTCAAAATTCTCCAAAGAACACAATCATGAGCTCGTGCCGCCGGATAAGGTGCATTGCCTCCGATCACATAGGCATGTATCGGGTCCCGCTCGAAGCTTGATTGATACTCTTCAAGCGGCTGGGATTGGCCCAAGTGGGGTAATGTCTGTGCTCATCAAGGAATCTGGAGGGATTAACAATGTGGGTTTTACTACAGTTGACTGCCGGAACTACATGAGTAGCAGCAGACAGAGGACTCTGGGCAGTGGGGGTCAGCATGTCTTGGACTATCTGAAGCGAATGCAAGCGGAGAATTCCGCTTTCTTCTATGCGATCCATGGTGATGGTGAGCACTCTACTGGTAACGTTTTCTGGGCCGATGCCAATTCTAGAATGAACTACAGTTACTTTGGGGACACAGTCACATTTGACACAACGTATAGGAGGAACCGTTACAGGGTTCCTTTTGCCCCTTTCAGTGGATTGAACCATCATGGTCAACCTGTGTTGTTCGGCTGCGCTTTGCTTCTCAATGAGTCTGAATCATCGTTTGTCTGGCTGTTTGAAACTTGGCTTGCTGCGATGCGTGGACGGCGTCCTGTATCTATCACGACTGACCAGGACAGGATCATTAGGTCAGCCGTCGCCCAGGTTTTTCCAGAAACTCGTCATCGTTTTTGTAAATGGAACATATTTATAGAAGCCCATGAGAAATTGTCTTTTGTATATCATTCACAACCTACATTTGAAGCGGATTTTCGTAAATCCATCAACACAACTGAGACAATTGACGAGTTTGAGTCAAGTTGGGATTTGCTCCTCCAAAGATACAATCTCGTGGAAAATGAATGGCTTCAGTCGATGTACAATGTACGCCATCAGTGGGTCCCAGTTTTCTTGCGGGATGCTTTTTTTGGCGAGATGTCTACAACTCAAGGCAGTGATAGTATGAACTCATTCTTTGATGGATATGTCAATGCATCAACTACAATACAGATGTTGATTAAACAGTATGAGAAAGCCATGGCAAGTCGTCATGAGAAGGAAGTGAAGGCGGATTATGATACCATTAATACTGCTGCAGTACTGAAGACACCATCTCCTATGGAAAAACAGGCAGCAAACTTTTACACAAGGAGAATATTCATGAAGTTTCAGGAGGAGTTAGTTGAGACTCTTGCAAATCCTGCAACTAAAATTGAGGACACTGGGATTAGTACCATTTTTCGGGTGGCTAAATttggggaagagaaaaaggCACACATTGTCAGGTTCAATGTTTTTGAAAACAAAGCTACTTGTACCTGCCAAATGTTTGAGTTTTCAGGTATACTATGTAGGCACATTTTAGCAGTCTTCAGAGTATCAAATGTTCTTACGCTTCCATCTCACTATGTATTGAAACGATGGACTAGAAATGCCAAGAGTGGGATTGTTTTGGATGAGTCTGCTCTTGAATCGTCAAGTAATTCTCGAGAGTCTTTGACTGTTAGGTATAACAATCTACGCCAGGAAGCCATTAAATATGTAGAGGAGGGAGCAAAATCTGTACAGATATATAATGTAGCAATGGATGCTCTCCAAGAGGCTGCAAAGAAAGTCGCTGCTGCAAAGAAACATGGCCCTGGAGTTGCACTGATCAATGGAAATAACAATCAGGAAAAACATATCCTTAAAGGAAACCGAGTGGGCCTTCTTCAACCTCACTCTGCG GATGAGAAAGACAAGAAGATTCAAGAATTGACCACTGAACTGGACAATGCAAATCAGCGTTGTGATGTGTATCGGGGGAGTCTCCTGACAGTCTTAAAAGATATGGAGGAACAGAAGTTAAAGCTTTCGGTTAAAGTCCAGAATGTGAGATTAAATTTGAAAGATTGA
- the LOC122073723 gene encoding pyrophosphate--fructose 6-phosphate 1-phosphotransferase subunit alpha-like, which produces MDSDFGIPRELSDLQKHRALYEPEIPPCLQGTTVRVEFGDATTAADASGSHTISRSFPHTYGHPLAHFLRATAQVLAAQIITEHPPFRVGIVFCGRQSPGGHNVIWGLHSALKIHNPKSILLGFLGGTDGLFAQKTLEITDDILSTYKNQGGYDLLGRTKDQIRTTEQVTAALNTCRALKLDGLVIIGGVTSNMDAAQLAEIFAEAKCPTKVVGVPVTLNGDLKNQFVETNVGFDTICKVLIISHMFWSLVMLRNDFYAYCGKTNVDYIDHLTIVGLMGDVGSIGCRLLRQNAMKFLIDDVYRNPGPLQFDGPGSDAKTVTLCVEDQDYMGRIKKLQGYLEKVRNIVKPGCPQDVLKAALSSMASVTEVLSVMSAPSFNSQTLI; this is translated from the exons GGTACTACCGTTAGGGTAGAATTTGGCGATGCTACTACTGCTGCAGATGCCTCTGGTTCCCACACCATTAGCCGGTCTTTTCCACACACATATGGTCATCCTCTGGCTCACTTTTTAAGGGCAACTGCCCAAGTCCTTGCTGCTCAAATCATAACAGAGCATCCTCCATTCAG GGTGGGAATAGTCTTCTGTGGGAGACAATCTCCAGGAGGGCACAATGTCATATGGGGCCTTCATAGTGCACTTAAAATTCACAACCCTAAGAGCATTTTGCTTGGATTTCTTG GGGGCACTGACGGTTTATTTGCACAGAAAACTCTGGAAATCACTGATGATATTCTTTCTACATACAAAAATCAAG GTGGTTATGATTTGCTGGGTCGGACAAAGGATCAGATAAGAACAACTGAGCAAGTTACTGCTGCCTTAAACACATGCAGAGCTTTGAAATTAGATGGCCTTGTAATTATTGGAG GTGTAACGTCAAACATGGATGCTGCACAGCTTGCTGAAATATTTGCAGAAGCCAAATGCCCGACAAAG GTGGTTGGTGTTCCAGTTACTTTGAATGGAGATCTTAAAAACCAGTTCGTTGAAACTAATGTTGGCTTTGATACAATATGCAAGGTATTAATCATATCTCATATGTTCTGGTCACTTGTCATGTTGAGAAATGACTTTTATGCTTATTGTGGGAAAACTAATGTTGATTATATTGATCAC TTGACAATTGTTGGATTGATGGGGGATGTGGGTTCTATTGGTTGCAGGTTGCTGAGACAAAATGcgatgaaatttttgattgatGATGTCTACAGAAACCCGGGGCCGCTTCAATTTGATGGTCCGGGTTCTGATGCCAAGACTGTCACCCTGTGTGTTGAAGACCAAGACTACATGGGCCGGATAAAAAAACTGCAGGGATATCTCGAGAAG GTGAGAAACATTGTGAAACCTGGATGTCCACAGGATGTCCTAAAAGCAGCTTTAAGTTCAATGGCTTCAGTGACAGAGGTTCTTTCTGTAATGTCAGCTCCTTCGTTCAACAGCCAGACACTCATCTAG